ATAACTGGAAAAATGTCGACTTCGGCGTCAGAGTGAATGGTTTCTCCGGTTATACCAAGCCGTTTAATTACTTCATGCACGATTACATCTTTTTGGGCATCATTCCACGATCATTAGCAGCCCCAAGAAACACAATCCTAGGcttcacttccaacaatcacaCCATCAGTTTTCGAAACTGCGACGGCAACCCAAACAGCTTCTTTGCCTTCCTGCCAAACCATGAGCAACAACTACCGTCAAATTTCCATGGCAACAACCTCATTTACGAAAGGCAAGGAGTCGCTGTCGATTGGCGTAAAGCCGCTTTACCCATTGACAGCCCCCCTCGCACGATGCccaatcaattcttctttctgACGGAGGTGCTCTTCGGTGGCTGTGGCTGTTACACCTCCAGTGACCGTTGGAGCACATACCACGCTACCGCCATTGGAATTCGTTGAAGCCAGTCGTTCCTTTAAAGCGCGAACGTTGCCCCAGCTGGCTTTCAGTCTCGTGATTGTAGCTTAGTTTAGAAGTTCAAAAAAGCTAAAAGATGGCTTGTTAAATGATAAGAGGAAAAAGGTCATTAAACAACATTGCATTTAGCTCAAAACTTGTGTCCCTTGGTTTCTATTATTTTAGAACGTTTCTCCGAAACAAGAGTAAAAAGTGGCAATGAATAGGCTTCAAACACCATTTAGTCTCCTATATACCCACAACTCCTTTCTGTAGCTTCAACTTGCGACACCCGGAAGCAGTCAGTCGTGACAGAACGAAGAGTTAACGGACACAATCGGAACTGGTGAAAGATTCACCAACCCCGTTTTTGTCCATGCTTTCCTTGTCTCGTCTCGGCTGACTCTGCCAAGagcttcgaggatgatatataacCCTGTATATAATAAGTTCAATAATGCACTCATTTCACCTGTGATCTATCAGAAGAGCAGACAcaactgacgtcatcatcaagAACTTTTAATTCCTTATTATACagaacaaatagattccatgttgtcgtgcgtctgttcagtgatagatcacagaagacgcaaagatgtggtaagaacaaaaaggtGGCACTTGAGGCGACAGCCGAGTGTGTCACATTTTTTGttccacattttgacgtcat
The sequence above is a segment of the Montipora foliosa isolate CH-2021 chromosome 2, ASM3666993v2, whole genome shotgun sequence genome. Coding sequences within it:
- the LOC137990948 gene encoding uncharacterized protein; this translates as MKLLSILIELAVVGCVYSWSSCREIKAYNAKAVSGVYTIYLEGCTEGIDVYCEMALEGGGFTFLPRHFTRMRNAQGIVDALFTDKKKVLLKLMHRHKRTEYYTLIKPLDNWKNVDFGVRVNGFSGYTKPFNYFMHDYIFLGIIPRSLAAPRNTILGFTSNNHTISFRNCDGNPNSFFAFLPNHEQQLPSNFHGNNLIYERQGVAVDWRKAALPIDSPPRTMPNQFFFLTEVLFGGCGCYTSSDRWSTYHATAIGIR